The genomic interval TGCCCGAGTTTCTCTGACATGGCATAACATCATCGGCGAGCcgtgaggaggtggtggtcgagAGGTGGCCAACCGGCACAGCCAGCGGTTGACAGAGCTTGCTGGTACGTAATGGTTTGAACTTCTccaccaaacccttccaACACTGCAGGAGTTTTTCCTGCTTGCCCAAAGAGCACTGGTTGCACTGGTCCTCGCTTTGCAACCTTCCCTCTGCTCCCGTGGTGTTTTATTCGGCCGATTATTAGAGCAGTTCCTCTTGTTATGGCATCAATCTCCATGTTGGTCTTTGTACAGTCGGCTGATCTGGCGTGACGTTGCCTTGTGCAAAACCGTGGCCTCCCATAGGTTGAAAATGCAATTTCTTACCTAATCATTGGTCGGTGACGTGAGGCAttgcccctccctcacctcacccacaaACGACATGGCACAACCACACAACCTCGAGGTGCTCGAGATATCCGGACCCGGCGAAGGTCAACAATCAGACATGCCAGGCGTGCCAGATCAGACGCCGAATCAGCGCCGAGAGACAGCTCAAAAGTCAAACGCTTCCTTCGCCTGCTGATCACATCAGATCCTATGACTGCATCGGTCAATGGCTCTGCTGCTTTTTTTGCCCTTTGCCGCCCTCGAGCTCCAGCTAGCCTGCCGTCCCGGTTCCTGGGTGCTTTGTTGGAACCAATCTATCAACCAAAACCCATAGCGTCTCATGACTGTCAGCACCATCGCCAGCACAGCACTTTGCAGGGCCAAGACACATCTGGCCAGCCCAACTTGCCAAGGAGCCAAGTCATGTCCAACTCGCCTGAAAGGAGGCTCGTTTTGTTCACGTGGTGCTTGATCTGCTGCCCTGTCGCGGCAGGTCGTCTGCCAAACGATCCCCGGGGGCCGGAGCCGCGTGCAGCCGTTTTTGCGCTAGCGATGCTGATTCCAGGTTGTTGTAAGAGAATTTTTCTTTCCGTTCAACCAacccttgttgttgtccctgAACATCTTGCTGCTCGATGTACCTTAGCTTCTCTTTTACCCCACAGATTTGTTTGATCTATCTGCAGATAGAACGGACCTCTCGGGCATCGGATCCGGATCTCTTGCCCGGGATGGTAGGTGATACTTCAACAACGTGGGTGGCACAGGGCTCGGCCTCGAAATGTTGTCATTCCAGTGCGGCTGGCGACATGAAGGGCATGCATTTCAACCCGAGATCACGCATGCTGTGTCACATACTAAACAACCGTCGGAAAGGGGCATCTCCTCGGAGGCTGACGATAGAGATGTGATGCTGAGAGCCGCCAGTTCTATGCCCATTAAAGTGACCCGCCTGGTTCACGTTCCAGCCCGCCGCACCCGCTTCCCCAGCTTTTTCGACCCCTGAATGGGCCCTGACCTTCACTAGCGCCCTCATGGGGGGAGACGTCGTATCAGACGGCCTCACCTGATCTCTGTCATTATCCACCAGATTCCACACATAATATCGACTGTAGGGATTGTCTGCGCCTGTTTTGGTAGTGAGAACCTCTCCGGCAGTGCGAATGCGAGGGCCAGACCGCCGATCTCAACTGGAGAAAATATAGCACGGCAATATCCGACTTGGCCAAACGACATCTCTTCCCAAAGGCCAGCTCGAAATGAGACCAGGCTTTGCTTACCGAGTGTTGCACATCACTACCACTGAGATCAGAAAGAAAGGAGAGCGTCAGGCTTCGTGTGTGGACTGTGATTTACTCGTCAAGATTACCTATCGGAATGTTCTCGCCGAGACAGGTCGTATACGCGGTGGGATCACAGTTGGAAACATTGGGTGAAAGCATCCCTCTGGTTTTCGAGGATCAACCAATACACCCTCCACGGTACCTACATGTCTTGATGTGTCCATACAGCATGCATATCCGTGCAAACCACATGGGCCTCAAACTACCGACAAATCAGAGCCGCGTTTCAAGCCCTCTTTTCCATGACATCTGACGTCATCGCCAGATACGTATCTTATCTGTGTAACCTTCAGCACCAAATTaaccagcatcaccatgaAGAGGGGGCATTCGACTTGGCCTTCCACGCGGGTGAGAGAACTGCAGCCGATATATTACTCGCATAGCTCTGGCCTAATGCATGTTTACTGGAGCGCATGATATGTCTTATCAATGGATGGAGGATAACCCTACTGATTTACTAATTCGCTATCAGCCGTGCACTACTGCCTGATGGCAGAGGCGCTCCTGGTGAACATGATTCGGCTGATATCGGTGAACAAGAGTATTTTAACACTGAATATGCGATGCCGGGTGATGTTTCATAGGATGAGACTCAATTCCACAGACCCCATTGAACATTGAGTCCTCAACAGCGAGCCCTATCACCGCTCTCGGGGACCAGAATGTCAACGCACCAGACCAAACAGCAGCCTACTTTATTCCGAGTAAATAATCAGGCAACAAACCTGTCATCCTACCGGTATATCCGGATCATCTTGGTGGGAGCGGACTATTCCCACCTAGCCATGCCCTAAACGACTTTGTACTTTCAGTTTCTGCCATAATATTGATTATAGTGTGAATTATGAAGTTCTGGTAACTCGGACAAACAACTACTTGTGAGAGCAATGATAGTAGATCGTGATCCCAGCTTGGAGATGGCAACGGGGAAGGTCGCACTGAAGAGATCGTAATTATCACAGCTCGGGCATTGAGTCAACATGGACATCATCAGTAGCTAGGTCGGAAACTCACGTGGTTGGAGGTATACGACCTGGTTCCTCCTCACAATGTAACTTGATTCATGGTTTGTTCAATGTCCGGTTCGTAACCAAGCATGTTTCTGGTGTACGGCTTCACTTTAAAAATAGGTCCTTCACTGTAGGTAGCGAATCTTAGCAAAGTATGTAGACACATGCTGAGCAAAAGATTAGTTTCTTGTATAAATCCCGAGACAAAGACCCGACAGATGGTTATGTTCACAGGAACTTCGATGCATTCGATCCTCATGCTCTATAACCCCATCTTCCAAAATAATATAGGAAGTGAGTCAACTCCTCAAACGCCGCTCGCGATTAGGTTCGCTTATATATCCGTCGtagaaacaaaagaaaccacAAGTTATCCTACCAACCCATCCCTGTCCCACTTGGACATCCCACTTGTTCTTTTCGCCATGCCAAATTACCATATCATACAATGCATTTGCCGCCGCACTATATCTATCGCCGTCCTAAGTTTCAGGTGTATCAGCTAAAAGATtatctcttcttcaaccgCTCCTTGCATTCGTCGCAATACCATTTTGCTGTTCGTCCGAGTTAGCTTTGATTCCACCCCTGTCCAGAAATTGCAAGTCAAACATACCATTGGCTTTGGGTGCAATTTTCAACCCCACGCACTCTAGATGAAACCACTCTCTCGGGCAGCCCACCCCGTCACAGCCCACCATTTCGCCATAACTAACGCCGTTGCACTTGCAGTACCTTGGTTCGTCCCCATCTGgttcgtcctcatcatcgtcttcttgAGTACTCTGCGGAgggtgctgatgctgagcAGTTCCCCTACTGCCTTTGATGTTGTCTTCACTTGTGATACTGCCGCCGTTGGATGAAGCCTTGGCAGAGTTGGGACCGGATGATGCCTGGGCAAGAGCTGCCGCTGCAGCAGAGATGGAAGCACCCTTCTTATGGCTCCGCTTGGAAGTCGTCGTTGTGCTCGCGGATATGCTGCTCCCGTTGTTCTTGTCCTTATCTGTTGCGCTCGCTGTTTCCGAGGTATTCCTAGATGGTCGGGAGCGGGACGCCGCCGTCTGCTTTTCTGTTGGGGCTGCAGAGACTATCGAGGTTGCCTCGGCAAAGGTGCCTAGAGACGGGGTGGAAGGCTTGCTTGCGCGCCCGCTCTTGGTCTTGACAGTACTTATAGGGGTCGGCTGAATGGCGGGCGAAGCTACCacttccttctccttttctttctttggtTCAGGCTTCTCTTCGGAGGGTGCTACTGTGGCCGCTGCTGTTACCGGTGCCTTTGTGATGGCTTCTTTTCTGTTATTGCCGTTGTGTAGGGGTTCCAGTACTGGTGGCGGAATCTCGGTCTCTGTCCTCAGCGGCTCCAACTTGGGGGTAGGAGCAGGTATGGGTGTCTCCTTCTGTACTTTTGTTTCCATGCTTATTTTGGGTCCTTCGCCAAACTGGCTGAGATTTGGCGTATCCGGAGCATTTCCATTTGGCTTGGTGGACGCTACCGAAGCAGCTCTTTGCCTCACAACTTCGGGATTTAGTTGTGTAGAGTTCTGACGGGCACGAGAAGACGTTGGCCTGGGAGGAACAATGGCTGTCGGGATCGGTGAGGCTCGGCTGCCTTTCATTGTATCAGGGAATGCTGCGATGACAGGCGACGAGGCCATGGACGGGGACATAGCGGCAGCATTATTCGTTCTGCTACAATCAAGGGTCAGCTAGGAAACAAGAGACACGGATCGGAGGTCGAATGGGCGAGCGCACCTTTTCTTTGCCTGCCCACTCGATGTTGGGAGCGCCTTGCGCTTCTTAGGACCGCTTTCAGGCACGGGAGTCTCTCGGGGGCTGGTCGTCTTTGGCTTCACGGTGCTATTACCAAACACCGAGCTCATGGCGCGCTCCATAGGAGCTGCCCCGTTCGCCTTAGCAGTCTCAACTTTGCGTCTTTTGGCCGGAGCAGAGCCAGCCGGCGCGCCCGTGGTGATACCGAGGCCGACAGGAGTCGCCGCCTCCGCAGGCGCTTTGCGAGATTTGGGTCCCTGTGTCTTCTTGGCTGGCTCACTCGTCTTGTCCGCATCGCCTTCACCTGCTTGTCCCTTCGcgttcttcttggcggcgACTGCTTGTTTTCGGTCGTTGCTCCgagccgccgcctcctcagcGTTCACATGCTGGGCAGCAGCTGACAGAGCAGCAGCCCCTTCCCGGCGTGATCGCTCAGCCTTGTCGTTGGACTTGGCCTGCTGTTGTGCTTTCCGAACATCGTCGTAGGCCCAATGGTTAGCGCTGCCCCATTTGGCCTCCTCGCTGAATTCGCTCTCGAGATTTGGCCACACGGATTCAATTCGTTTCATTTGCTTTTCGAGGGCATCATTGGCAGTCAAAAGAACGTGGTTTTTCTCCTCCAaagccaccatcatctcttgAACCTTGAGGTTTGTTTCTTTGAATATCCGACGGCGCGCCTCGCTCGCGGAATTGAGAGGGCCAGTGGCAGAAGGTATCGTGGAGGCGGACGCAGAGGGTGGCActccgctgctgctgttctgaGCGCTCATGGGCGCCGACTCGGGAATGTGATTATTGTGCGCATCATTGGACGACGGGAATGGGTCGACCGGAGGCGGGGTATCGAGAGCACGGCGGATGTTATCGAAGAGCTTGTCCTCGTTGTTGAAGATTTTGGCGTCGACCTCTTTCAAAAGGGTGAAGTGACGGACTATCTCCTTGGGAAGGGCGCTGATGGCATCGGTAAAGTGGTTGAGGCCAGGGAAAATGTCGATGGGCTGTGCTGGAGCATTTGCGATgagcgacgacgaggagttGCCGCGATTGACCATGCGCGTCTGACGGAGGGGCTGCGCTCTGCGACTGCTGCCGCCGTTCTCAGACGCAGGAGGTTTGGCCGTCTTCATGGCGCCCGTCAATGGTGTTGCTGCAGATTCAGGGATCGTGGCAGTGAGTGCTGGGAAAAAAAGATTGGTAGGGTCGCTGAAAGAGAGGTCCAGAGGGAAGCTGGGAGCGGTTAGCGGAGGGACGGTTTCCTGGCCGGGAGCCCTGGATTTTGGTAACCTTTGGAGGTGCATGCGACCGATAAGATAAGAACACCAAAAACCGGGCCGGCCGACACCCTAACCCTTACACTACAACCACACTACCACTTTGTCAacacaatcaccaccaacaacaaccaatgCGTGTTTGGGTATGTCTTCAATGCTTATtaaaacaaaataaaaaaaaaataaaaaacacGATGCCACTTTCTAAACCAAGCACACACGCTGAGGTATCTCTGTCTCCCGAACCCTACGCCCTGTTCACCCTTTCCCTCCCTGAACTTGGGATGACCTGCCGAAAActgcaaaacaaaaagccaGAATAGGAAAACAATCAAGCCTGTTTCACCCGCCTAGGCTTCTCGTCACgttgcttttgcttttgtcTGTGCTGCCATTCTACCAGCACAGGCAGGAAGTGCCAGAGATCAAATTCAGGCCAGAAGCACTTGAGGAAGAAAATATGCGTGTCCTGGTGGCACTGCCAGAGCATGAAGTCACTGAGTCTCTCCACGCCGCTGGTTCGCACGAATATGTCAAGCGGGGGGCACCCGGCAGTGTAGAGATGCTTATCGATGGTCTCGGGCGTGATTGTCTCCGCGTTTGGATAGATGGCCACGTTTTCCGAGCCCTCCGACTTTTGCGTAGATGGATCGGAACGAAGGGTGGTAGCCGTCGACACGGCATCATCCTGGTCGTGGTCGTCCGAATGAGAGGGGGTCTCTTCAATAGACTCCAGAGTCTCTGGTTTGTCACCCTGTTTGGACAAGATCTTTTGCGTAATTCTGCTCTGCGAAAATGGGGTGCTGTGTGGCCGAGGGGTGGTTGAATATTCTTCTACAGTCGTCCTGATGGCTGTTGTCATTTCTTCCCGCGAAGTGTAGGGGAAGCAAATGTTGAGAACACATCTGTGGCATGTATTAATATTTCAATTTACATGTTTAGGAGGTGACATTGCTTACGTTGTGTTGTGACTGGTAGCAGCGACCGCTCTTTCCACCACTTCGAGAACATCTGGGGGGATCAGATCAAGACGCCCCAAAACCTTGACACTAGCACCGTATCTGTCCAACAGCTCCCCATGCTGAATGAGTTGCTCGAGCTTCACCTTGGCCAGTTGCATCAGGCCGTCGACCTCATACTTGGGCCGGTGGAAGTTTTCCAGACTAAAAGCATAGACGGTGACCACCTTGACACCACACTTGTAGCA from Podospora pseudoanserina strain CBS 124.78 chromosome 6, whole genome shotgun sequence carries:
- a CDS encoding hypothetical protein (EggNog:ENOG503NXGW; COG:B) — protein: MHLQRLPKSRAPGQETVPPLTAPSFPLDLSFSDPTNLFFPALTATIPESAATPLTGAMKTAKPPASENGGSSRRAQPLRQTRMVNRGNSSSSLIANAPAQPIDIFPGLNHFTDAISALPKEIVRHFTLLKEVDAKIFNNEDKLFDNIRRALDTPPPVDPFPSSNDAHNNHIPESAPMSAQNSSSGVPPSASASTIPSATGPLNSASEARRRIFKETNLKVQEMMVALEEKNHVLLTANDALEKQMKRIESVWPNLESEFSEEAKWGSANHWAYDDVRKAQQQAKSNDKAERSRREGAAALSAAAQHVNAEEAAARSNDRKQAVAAKKNAKGQAGEGDADKTSEPAKKTQGPKSRKAPAEAATPVGLGITTGAPAGSAPAKRRKVETAKANGAAPMERAMSSVFGNSTVKPKTTSPRETPVPESGPKKRKALPTSSGQAKKRTNNAAAMSPSMASSPVIAAFPDTMKGSRASPIPTAIVPPRPTSSRARQNSTQLNPEVVRQRAASVASTKPNGNAPDTPNLSQFGEGPKISMETKVQKETPIPAPTPKLEPLRTETEIPPPVLEPLHNGNNRKEAITKAPVTAAATVAPSEEKPEPKKEKEKEVVASPAIQPTPISTVKTKSGRASKPSTPSLGTFAEATSIVSAAPTEKQTAASRSRPSRNTSETASATDKDKNNGSSISASTTTTSKRSHKKGASISAAAAALAQASSGPNSAKASSNGGSITSEDNIKGSRGTAQHQHPPQSTQEDDDEDEPDGDEPRYCKCNGVSYGEMVGCDGVGCPREWFHLECVGLKIAPKANAKWYCDECKERLKKR
- the RER2 gene encoding cis-prenyltransferase (COG:H; EggNog:ENOG503NVA6) is translated as MSDLYLSRIRNWFLSSPPAEWAINRLRDTLIGSLSQGPIPGHVAFEMDGNRRYARSHKIETVEGHHLGFEALARVLEICYKCGVKVVTVYAFSLENFHRPKYEVDGLMQLAKVKLEQLIQHGELLDRYGASVKVLGRLDLIPPDVLEVVERAVAATSHNTTCVLNICFPYTSREEMTTAIRTTVEEYSTTPRPHSTPFSQSRITQKILSKQGDKPETLESIEETPSHSDDHDQDDAVSTATTLRSDPSTQKSEGSENVAIYPNAETITPETIDKHLYTAGCPPLDIFVRTSGVERLSDFMLWQCHQDTHIFFLKCFWPEFDLWHFLPVLVEWQHRQKQKQRDEKPRRVKQA